The proteins below are encoded in one region of Methanobacterium sp.:
- a CDS encoding serine hydrolase, producing MDDKVSAGIFIFFTLVVVVVGVLIFNPLNLNTSPLDNELITVNQTGNNTTSNYDILPSTTLLTSIPFSPGGYSQSSSSMSPSVNPSPGPEPSPDPMDHIISLFDQYIKSYYNQSLIPGMAVVIVQNDKILYMNCLGVKDLASGEPVDENTLFGICSITKQFSATNIAQLVDKGLMNWTDPITDYYSAPDEFQLYDDYVTGNITINDCLIHNSGLPVEGGNDYPTYFNDSYSAALYKLRYMENTTPFRSTVQYNSMLYALPGYCAARTSNTTWNELIKNDLLDPLGMTTATTSYYDFMNSSNHVTPYKLLKNGTMKSYDVIPDPIGPAGSMACSISEMANWLRFQIADTGVYNGVQIVSKKELDETRTGKMYINEKNTSMIGYGWGTKDNGTTIYHDGDSDAFFSQITIYTTKDLGIVILSNGGQYAYNFKICLDAKFRELLKGNDAFDPWPARKNLTDNTWIEDVPDQYIDNPQPLSAYVGEYSHSVFGLINITTNTGTLICNYGNNSQSFDLKHWSNTTFEDPTNNHFFNFTDFQAGGAQQVEVTHFSFPPENGTFNRTS from the coding sequence GTGGATGATAAAGTTTCAGCAGGAATTTTTATTTTTTTTACATTAGTGGTAGTTGTAGTCGGAGTTTTGATTTTTAATCCCCTGAATCTTAACACATCCCCTTTAGATAATGAATTGATTACAGTTAACCAAACCGGGAACAACACTACAAGCAATTATGATATTCTTCCTTCAACAACTTTATTAACATCCATTCCATTCTCACCCGGAGGTTATAGTCAATCTTCATCATCCATGAGTCCGTCAGTGAATCCTTCACCCGGTCCTGAACCTTCTCCAGATCCAATGGATCATATAATCAGCTTATTTGATCAGTACATTAAATCATATTACAACCAATCCCTGATCCCGGGTATGGCTGTGGTAATAGTTCAAAACGATAAAATACTTTACATGAATTGTCTGGGAGTTAAAGATTTAGCATCAGGAGAACCAGTTGACGAGAACACGTTATTTGGAATATGTTCCATCACCAAACAATTCTCAGCAACCAATATCGCACAATTAGTAGATAAAGGGTTAATGAACTGGACAGATCCCATAACTGATTATTATTCGGCACCAGATGAATTCCAGTTATATGATGACTACGTAACTGGAAATATAACTATCAACGATTGTCTCATCCATAATAGCGGATTACCAGTTGAAGGTGGAAATGATTATCCTACCTATTTTAATGATTCATATTCTGCTGCTCTTTACAAGCTTCGTTACATGGAAAATACCACCCCATTTAGAAGTACAGTCCAGTACAACAGTATGCTTTATGCATTGCCAGGTTACTGTGCAGCAAGGACCAGTAACACGACCTGGAATGAATTAATTAAGAATGATCTCCTGGATCCATTGGGAATGACCACTGCCACCACCAGCTATTATGATTTTATGAATTCATCCAATCATGTCACTCCCTATAAACTTCTCAAAAATGGCACCATGAAATCCTATGATGTTATTCCTGACCCAATCGGCCCAGCAGGTAGTATGGCATGTTCAATCAGCGAAATGGCCAACTGGCTTCGCTTCCAAATTGCAGATACTGGAGTGTATAATGGTGTTCAGATCGTTTCTAAAAAAGAATTAGATGAAACACGCACTGGAAAAATGTACATTAACGAGAAAAATACTTCAATGATTGGTTATGGATGGGGGACCAAAGATAACGGCACCACCATATATCATGATGGAGATAGTGACGCATTTTTCAGTCAGATTACCATTTATACTACCAAGGATTTAGGCATAGTCATATTGAGCAATGGCGGACAGTATGCGTATAATTTCAAAATTTGCTTGGATGCTAAATTTAGGGAGTTATTAAAAGGTAATGACGCCTTTGATCCTTGGCCTGCCAGGAAGAATCTCACTGACAATACCTGGATAGAGGATGTCCCGGATCAGTATATAGATAATCCTCAGCCTTTAAGCGCTTATGTTGGTGAGTATTCCCATAGTGTATTTGGCTTGATAAACATAACCACGAATACTGGCACATTGATCTGTAATTATGGTAATAATAGCCAGTCTTTTGATTTGAAGCACTGGAGCAATACTACCTTTGAAGATCCAACCAACAATCACTTTTTCAACTTCACAGATTTCCAAGCGGGTGGTGCGCAGCAAGTAGAGGTTACACATTTCAGTTTCCCACCGGAAAATGGTACCTTCAACCGCACCAGTTAA
- a CDS encoding tautomerase family protein, whose amino-acid sequence MPVLHVNIWKGFEQEKIEYLIENLTKVFSDVGISPEAVEVIIHEIPQSHWGLGGVPCTEKFKDMDPDSWKKMPK is encoded by the coding sequence ATGCCAGTACTTCATGTGAATATATGGAAAGGTTTTGAACAGGAAAAAATTGAGTATTTAATTGAGAATTTGACAAAAGTTTTCTCGGATGTTGGGATTTCACCGGAAGCTGTGGAGGTCATAATACATGAAATTCCACAATCTCACTGGGGATTAGGTGGAGTACCCTGTACTGAAAAATTCAAGGACATGGATCCTGATTCATGGAAGAAAATGCCTAAATAA
- a CDS encoding helix-turn-helix domain-containing protein: MGNDYLKELYQTVDDTFSYLRKKWTIPIIKGLFCDCKNFKGFLELNPGLSSKVLSERLKELEENGIVEKVVLNSSAGHTEYYLTEKGRRLNRIIFEMFNFALDEVLKSEDSIKLREESKESLKATLQMNC; encoded by the coding sequence ATGGGTAACGATTATTTAAAAGAACTTTACCAAACCGTTGATGATACTTTTAGCTACCTCCGCAAGAAATGGACTATTCCAATAATTAAAGGATTATTCTGTGATTGTAAAAATTTTAAGGGTTTTCTAGAACTTAATCCAGGATTAAGCAGTAAGGTCCTGTCGGAAAGGCTTAAAGAATTAGAAGAAAATGGCATAGTTGAGAAGGTAGTGTTAAACTCATCTGCAGGCCATACTGAGTACTATTTAACCGAGAAAGGACGCAGATTGAACAGGATTATCTTTGAAATGTTTAATTTTGCCTTGGATGAAGTTTTAAAAAGCGAAGATAGCATTAAATTAAGAGAAGAATCCAAAGAATCATTGAAAGCAACTTTACAGATGAATTGTTAG
- the cfbA gene encoding sirohydrochlorin nickelochelatase, whose translation MNSKSNSTEKIGILLIGHGSSLPQSNDVIYKLSSMYKETSPYPVEMGFMNIEKPSIPTALNALAGKGVNKIIAAPIFLAHGLHTKEDIPYMLGLGEARKDAGYYNEKQEVIEFDGEIVYIEPIGADPRIVDVIKKRVKDSCGLD comes from the coding sequence ATGAACAGCAAATCAAACAGCACCGAAAAGATAGGGATATTACTGATTGGGCATGGAAGTAGCTTACCTCAGAGTAATGATGTGATTTACAAACTATCCTCAATGTATAAAGAAACATCCCCCTACCCGGTTGAAATGGGATTTATGAATATTGAAAAACCATCAATTCCCACTGCACTCAATGCCCTTGCAGGAAAAGGCGTAAATAAAATTATTGCAGCACCTATTTTTTTAGCCCACGGCCTCCATACCAAAGAAGACATCCCATACATGCTTGGTTTGGGTGAAGCACGCAAGGATGCGGGTTATTATAATGAAAAACAGGAAGTAATTGAATTTGATGGGGAAATTGTCTACATCGAACCAATCGGGGCAGATCCACGGATCGTGGATGTGATTAAAAAGCGGGTAAAGGACTCCTGTGGGCTAGATTAG
- a CDS encoding class I SAM-dependent methyltransferase — protein MSNLDLYRSEKDHIRENLNKYTIKAFKLLPEIENPRILDIGCGTGVPTVELAKISGGDVTGLDDNATSLNMLKTKIKARGLDKQVRVINDSIFTMDFPEESFDIIWAEGSVFVMGFENSIKNWRRFLKSDGFLVIHDDSKDKDKKLELIKKHGYRLIDEFELSHQVWWDEYYKPLKLLIKNFKDKHPDDQNLITELNIDQMEIDQSFSSVMASSLIIIIQKT, from the coding sequence ATGTCAAATCTGGATTTGTATAGGAGTGAAAAGGATCATATACGGGAGAATCTCAATAAATACACAATAAAAGCATTTAAATTACTCCCTGAGATTGAGAATCCTCGTATTTTAGATATTGGGTGTGGAACAGGAGTTCCGACAGTGGAACTGGCAAAAATATCCGGAGGGGATGTTACTGGCCTGGATGATAATGCAACCTCATTGAATATGTTAAAAACAAAAATAAAGGCCCGGGGATTAGATAAACAAGTGAGGGTTATTAATGATTCAATTTTCACCATGGATTTTCCTGAGGAAAGCTTTGATATTATCTGGGCAGAAGGTTCAGTATTTGTAATGGGCTTTGAAAATAGTATAAAAAACTGGCGTCGCTTTTTAAAAAGTGATGGGTTTTTAGTAATTCATGATGATAGTAAAGATAAGGATAAAAAGCTTGAATTGATTAAAAAGCATGGTTACAGGCTCATTGATGAATTTGAATTATCACACCAGGTATGGTGGGATGAATATTATAAACCATTAAAACTGCTGATTAAAAACTTCAAAGATAAGCACCCTGATGATCAAAATCTAATAACTGAACTGAATATAGACCAAATGGAAATTGATCAAAGCTTTTCTTCGGTGATGGCCAGTTCCTTGATAATAATCATTCAAAAGACGTGA
- a CDS encoding aldo/keto reductase, protein MLYRDFGKTKEKVSVLGFGCMRLPLKGDNPMDIDEKTAINMLRSAIDQGVNFIDTAYPYHGISMDQGGASEPFLAKALHDGYREKVKIATKLPSWAVETRKDMDKFLDEQLKRLETDCIDFYMVHGINKSYWKNLKELGFEEFLDEAIADGRIKLAGFSFHDRIELFKEVVDHYDWSFCMIQLNYLDDDYQAGEEGLEYASARGLGVAVMEPLRGGHLATNIPSEVQELFDDAETKKSPAEWALRWVWNHPEVSVVLSGMTTMEQVEENLKIAQEAHPHMLTDPELDITQQAKSIFEKKVKISCTDCGYCLPCPSGVNIPENFAKYNDYFLFGNPEMKDLYKFNYHTFMPDHEHAAVCSECGICEEHCPQGIKITQELKKVKDFFE, encoded by the coding sequence ATGTTATATCGGGATTTTGGAAAAACCAAAGAAAAGGTTTCAGTACTGGGATTTGGCTGCATGCGGCTTCCCCTAAAGGGAGATAATCCCATGGATATCGACGAGAAAACTGCTATAAACATGCTGCGCAGTGCCATAGATCAAGGTGTGAACTTCATTGACACCGCCTACCCTTACCACGGTATTAGTATGGATCAGGGAGGTGCCAGTGAGCCCTTCCTAGCAAAGGCACTGCATGACGGCTACAGGGAGAAGGTGAAAATAGCCACCAAACTCCCCAGCTGGGCAGTAGAGACCAGGAAAGACATGGACAAATTCTTAGATGAACAGCTGAAACGTCTGGAAACAGATTGCATTGATTTTTACATGGTGCATGGTATTAATAAAAGCTACTGGAAAAATCTGAAAGAACTGGGATTTGAAGAATTTCTGGATGAAGCAATTGCTGATGGGAGAATAAAACTTGCCGGTTTCTCATTCCATGACCGAATAGAACTCTTTAAGGAGGTAGTGGATCACTATGACTGGTCTTTCTGCATGATTCAGTTAAATTATTTGGATGATGATTATCAGGCCGGAGAAGAAGGCCTGGAATATGCATCTGCCAGGGGTTTAGGTGTGGCAGTAATGGAACCTTTAAGGGGCGGCCACTTGGCTACCAACATCCCATCAGAAGTTCAAGAATTATTTGATGATGCAGAAACAAAAAAATCCCCTGCTGAATGGGCTTTAAGGTGGGTGTGGAACCATCCGGAGGTTTCAGTGGTCCTGAGTGGCATGACTACCATGGAACAGGTTGAAGAGAATCTGAAAATTGCCCAGGAAGCCCACCCGCATATGCTGACTGACCCGGAATTAGATATTACCCAACAGGCCAAGTCTATTTTCGAAAAAAAGGTTAAAATAAGCTGTACTGATTGTGGCTACTGTTTACCCTGCCCTTCTGGTGTAAATATCCCCGAAAACTTTGCCAAATATAATGACTACTTCCTGTTTGGTAATCCTGAAATGAAGGATCTTTACAAATTTAATTACCATACTTTCATGCCAGATCATGAACACGCCGCAGTGTGTAGTGAGTGTGGTATCTGTGAAGAACACTGTCCCCAGGGCATCAAGATAACTCAGGAATTGAAGAAGGTTAAAGACTTTTTTGAATAA